In one window of Paraburkholderia phymatum STM815 DNA:
- a CDS encoding FAD-binding oxidoreductase: MNASKLQSWGRYPYAHQSGEPLAWRDAIQTRLADAHARRGTTLAFGNGRSYGDSCLADTGQVLPMRGLARFMSADWTSGVVRAEAGMTLGELLDVALPRGWMLPVTPGTQFATLGGAVANDVHGKNHHVRGTFGRHVRCFSLLRSDRPATECSPDEEAALFRATIGGLGLTGVIEWVELQLMPVRSAHIAVSRIRYANLDEFFALAQDHEAIHEYGVAWVDCLARGGALGRGIYTSGDHADDGDFSISTKRACSVPFVPPFSPVSRTTVRAFNALYYWRQKPGIELARMTPASFFYPLDNILNWNRLYGRRGFQQHQCVVPTASARDALRAILDTIATHGSGSFLAVLKRCGSLPSPGLLSFPMEGVSLALDFPQNERRNTDLFARLDSIVAESGGRQYPAKDAHMSGEHFRAAYPAWQELERHRDPALMSRFWKRTTQS; encoded by the coding sequence AACGCCTCGAAGCTGCAGTCGTGGGGACGATACCCCTACGCTCACCAGTCGGGTGAACCGCTTGCCTGGCGTGATGCCATCCAGACGCGCCTCGCCGACGCCCACGCGCGTCGTGGTACGACGCTCGCGTTCGGCAACGGCCGCAGCTACGGTGACAGTTGCCTCGCGGATACCGGACAGGTGCTGCCCATGCGCGGCCTCGCGCGCTTCATGAGCGCGGACTGGACGAGCGGCGTCGTGCGCGCCGAAGCGGGCATGACGCTCGGTGAACTGCTCGACGTCGCCTTGCCGCGTGGCTGGATGCTGCCCGTCACACCCGGGACGCAGTTCGCTACGCTTGGCGGGGCCGTGGCCAACGACGTGCACGGCAAGAACCATCATGTGCGCGGCACCTTCGGACGCCACGTGCGCTGCTTTTCGCTGCTGCGCTCCGACCGTCCAGCCACCGAATGTTCACCGGATGAGGAAGCCGCGCTCTTTCGTGCGACGATCGGCGGGCTCGGCCTGACGGGTGTGATCGAATGGGTAGAACTCCAGCTCATGCCGGTACGCTCGGCCCATATTGCCGTCTCACGCATACGCTACGCCAACCTCGACGAATTCTTCGCGCTCGCGCAAGACCACGAGGCCATCCATGAGTACGGGGTCGCGTGGGTGGACTGCCTCGCGCGCGGCGGGGCGCTCGGGCGCGGCATCTACACTAGCGGCGATCACGCCGACGACGGTGACTTCTCTATCTCGACGAAGCGCGCCTGCAGTGTACCGTTCGTCCCGCCGTTCTCGCCCGTCAGCCGAACCACGGTGCGCGCATTCAACGCGCTCTATTACTGGCGTCAGAAGCCCGGCATCGAACTCGCGCGCATGACCCCGGCCAGTTTCTTCTATCCACTCGACAACATCCTCAACTGGAATCGCCTCTATGGGCGACGCGGGTTCCAGCAGCATCAATGCGTCGTGCCGACGGCGAGCGCGCGCGACGCGCTGCGGGCAATCCTGGATACCATCGCCACGCACGGCAGCGGCTCATTTCTCGCGGTGCTCAAGCGTTGTGGCTCCCTGCCCTCACCTGGCCTGCTCTCGTTTCCGATGGAAGGCGTCTCGCTCGCGCTCGACTTCCCGCAGAACGAACGGCGCAACACCGACCTCTTCGCCCGGCTCGATTCCATCGTGGCCGAATCCGGCGGTCGTCAGTATCCCGCGAAAGATGCACACATGAGCGGGGAGCACTTCCGCGCGGCTTACCCCGCGTGGCAGGAACTCGAGCGGCATCGCGATCCCGCGCTGATGTCGCGTTTCTGGAAACGGACGACTCAATCATGA
- a CDS encoding SDR family oxidoreductase, with the protein MKNILVIGGSSAIAAACARHWAADGDRLFLAGRHAARLETIAQDLRVRGSQDVLTHVLDLNDYTQHAAMLDACRTSLGSVDIVLIAHGTLADQALCERNVDAALHEFSTNALSTIALLTRLASLLEAQRSGTIAVISSVAGDRGRASNYVYGAAKAAVTTFCEGLRARLFKSGVHVLTIKPGFVDTPMTAGLALPKPLVATPEQVSKDIVRAIAQGKDLVYTPWFWSAIMLVIRALPRFVFKRVSL; encoded by the coding sequence ATGAAGAACATCCTTGTCATTGGCGGCTCGTCAGCCATCGCCGCCGCTTGCGCACGGCACTGGGCCGCAGACGGCGACCGCCTGTTCCTCGCTGGCCGTCATGCCGCGCGGCTGGAAACCATTGCTCAGGATTTGCGCGTGCGCGGCAGTCAGGACGTGCTTACGCACGTACTCGACCTGAATGACTACACGCAGCATGCCGCCATGCTCGATGCCTGCCGCACGTCCCTTGGTTCCGTCGATATCGTACTCATCGCACACGGCACCCTGGCTGACCAGGCGCTGTGCGAACGCAATGTGGACGCGGCTCTACATGAATTCTCGACCAACGCACTCTCCACGATTGCGCTACTTACGCGGCTCGCCAGCCTGCTCGAGGCGCAGCGTAGCGGCACCATCGCGGTGATATCGTCCGTCGCAGGCGACCGCGGGCGCGCCTCGAACTATGTCTACGGGGCGGCGAAGGCTGCCGTCACGACCTTCTGCGAGGGCCTGCGCGCACGGCTCTTCAAATCGGGCGTGCACGTGCTCACGATCAAGCCCGGCTTCGTCGATACGCCAATGACTGCAGGCCTTGCCCTGCCCAAGCCGCTTGTCGCAACGCCAGAACAGGTCAGTAAAGACATCGTGCGCGCCATCGCGCAGGGCAAGGACCTGGTCTATACCCCGTGGTTCTGGAGCGCGATCATGCTCGTTATCCGCGCCCTGCCGCGCTTCGTGTTCAAGCGGGTTTCGCTGTGA
- a CDS encoding GtrA family protein, with protein MNTIVASRTALVTWYALFALVSMAANLGSQKIAWQIYSGSFSIPLAVCIGTGVGLVVKYVLDKSWIFRYEHRSVTHGVHTFLRYVAMGLATTALFWATEFAAQVLFQSETARLAGGALGLTLGYIAKYQLDKRFVFA; from the coding sequence GTGAACACCATCGTCGCAAGCCGCACCGCTCTCGTGACGTGGTACGCGCTCTTCGCACTCGTCTCAATGGCGGCGAATCTCGGTAGTCAGAAGATCGCGTGGCAAATTTACAGCGGGTCATTTTCGATTCCCCTCGCGGTGTGCATCGGCACGGGCGTGGGGCTCGTTGTCAAGTACGTGCTCGACAAGAGCTGGATTTTCCGCTACGAACACCGCAGCGTTACCCACGGTGTCCACACCTTCTTGCGCTACGTCGCAATGGGGCTTGCTACCACCGCGCTCTTCTGGGCCACGGAATTTGCCGCTCAAGTGCTATTCCAGTCGGAGACAGCACGCCTTGCCGGGGGGGCGCTCGGCCTCACGCTCGGTTACATCGCAAAGTACCAGCTCGACAAGCGTTTCGTATTTGCCTGA
- a CDS encoding UbiA family prenyltransferase, whose protein sequence is MSDPAIPLCVDLDGTLTRADFLFESFFVLLKQQPLSIFLCLFWLLRGKAYLKEQIALRVTLDVGVLPYNGQLVDYLREARSAGRPLYLCTAANQRFASQVAAHFGMFSGVLASNASLNLHGEHKAAALVEQFGEHGFDYCGDARADVPVWQRARRAIVVGNQHIANIARKVNSEIVFFEEKRHLIPLMLKEMRVHQWVKNCLIFVPLLLGHRFDDLQAVLAACIAFASFSLCASSVYLLNDMLDLDVDRRHPRKHSRPFASGKLPLSLGIVLTIVLLGAGLGLAALLPWQFGAVLIAYMAATVAYSFVLKRIALIDVFTLAGLYTVRVIAGGECNNIPLSYWLILFSVPIFLSLAMLKRYVELEAMLQQGKTEAAGRGYLTQDMSILRSYGTAAGYLAVLVLALYLNSPEFKLLYHHPKMLWAVFGLTLYWVSRIWMLAFRGQMNDDPIVFTFKDRVSCSVIGLCGVFMLLAI, encoded by the coding sequence ATGTCAGATCCCGCAATTCCGCTGTGTGTGGACCTGGACGGCACGCTCACACGCGCTGATTTCCTCTTCGAAAGTTTCTTCGTGCTGCTCAAGCAGCAGCCACTATCGATATTCCTCTGCCTGTTCTGGCTGCTGCGCGGCAAAGCCTATCTGAAGGAGCAGATCGCACTGCGTGTGACGCTCGATGTCGGCGTGCTGCCCTATAACGGCCAACTGGTCGATTATCTGCGCGAAGCGCGCTCGGCCGGGCGGCCGCTCTACCTGTGCACGGCGGCTAACCAGCGATTCGCAAGCCAGGTGGCGGCTCACTTCGGCATGTTCAGCGGCGTACTCGCAAGCAATGCGAGCCTCAATCTGCACGGCGAGCATAAGGCTGCAGCCCTCGTCGAGCAGTTCGGCGAACACGGCTTTGACTACTGCGGTGATGCGCGCGCAGACGTACCCGTGTGGCAGCGCGCACGCCGGGCAATCGTCGTTGGCAACCAGCACATCGCTAATATTGCGCGCAAGGTGAATAGCGAAATTGTGTTCTTCGAAGAGAAACGCCATCTGATTCCACTCATGCTCAAGGAAATGCGCGTGCATCAGTGGGTCAAGAACTGTTTGATCTTTGTGCCGCTTCTTCTCGGGCACCGCTTCGATGACTTGCAGGCGGTGCTCGCGGCCTGTATCGCGTTTGCATCGTTCAGCCTGTGCGCGTCATCCGTCTATCTGCTCAACGACATGCTCGACCTGGATGTCGATCGTCGCCATCCGCGCAAGCACAGCCGACCGTTCGCATCGGGCAAGCTGCCGCTCTCGCTGGGTATCGTGCTTACGATTGTGCTGCTCGGTGCTGGACTTGGGCTCGCTGCCCTGCTGCCCTGGCAGTTCGGCGCCGTGCTCATTGCGTACATGGCCGCCACAGTCGCCTATTCGTTCGTGCTCAAGCGGATCGCGCTAATCGATGTATTCACCCTGGCCGGCCTCTACACGGTGCGCGTGATCGCTGGCGGTGAATGCAACAACATCCCGCTGTCTTACTGGCTGATTCTTTTCAGCGTGCCCATCTTCCTGAGCCTCGCCATGCTCAAGCGCTATGTCGAACTCGAGGCCATGCTTCAGCAGGGCAAGACGGAGGCAGCAGGGCGTGGCTATCTTACGCAGGACATGTCGATCCTGCGCTCCTATGGCACGGCGGCCGGCTATCTCGCCGTACTCGTGCTCGCGCTTTACCTGAATTCGCCCGAGTTCAAGCTGCTCTACCATCATCCGAAGATGCTGTGGGCTGTGTTCGGACTTACGCTCTATTGGGTAAGCCGCATCTGGATGCTCGCGTTTCGCGGACAGATGAACGATGACCCAATCGTCTTCACGTTCAAGGACCGCGTGAGTTGCAGCGTCATCGGATTGTGCGGCGTCTTCATGTTACTGGCGATCTGA